In the Acomys russatus chromosome 13, mAcoRus1.1, whole genome shotgun sequence genome, one interval contains:
- the Mkrn2os gene encoding MKRN2 opposite strand protein has translation MHFEGAGKPLIKFRHCERSIYSFSVPQCCPLCHGEVGSTRIEDAPISISDPFSNGHQEKCSFLLKPTRGTFLREYDGKSDLHVGITNTHGVVYNYNAQGIQRDVAGWERSLSVPLVQPGMFGLMDQWDKYLEDFSASLAWLPHRYEENHHNCSSFALTFINCVLAMEGRDQLDKSEFTEKYVIPRTRLASKYITLYRAIQERGFHATGHPDTVTSPS, from the exons ATGCACTTTGAAGGAGCTGGGAAGCCTCTAATTAAATTCAGGCACTGCGAGAGGTCCATCTACAGTTTCAGTGTGCCTCAATGCTGCCCCCTGTGCCACGGGGAAGTGGGCTCCACCAGGATAGAGGACGCACCTATCAGCATCTCAGATCCATTCTCCAACGGGCATCAAGAGAAATGCTCCTTCCTCCTCAAACCCACGAGAGGGACCTTCCTTAG GGAGTACGACGGGAAGTCTGATCTGCACGTTGGGATCACTAACACACATG GGGTGGTGTATAATTACAATGCACAAGGCATACAGCGAGACGTGGCAGGGTGGGAACGGAGTCTCAGCGTTCCACTAGTGCAGCCCGGCATGTTTGGGCTGATGGACCAGTGGGACAAGTACTTGGAAGACTTCTCTGCTTCGCTGGCCTGGCTGCCTCACAG GTATGAGGAGAACCACCACAACTGTTCTAGCTTTGCCCTCACCTTCATTAACTGCGTCCTTGCCATGGAGGGCAGAGACCAGCTGGACAAGAGTGAGTTCACAGAAAAGTACGTGATCCCGAGGACGCGTCTGGCCTCCAAGTACATCACACTCTACAGGGCCATCCAGGAGAGGGGCTTCCACGCGACTGGCCACCCCGACACAGTGACAAGCCCCTCGTAA